A single window of Nicotiana sylvestris chromosome 5, ASM39365v2, whole genome shotgun sequence DNA harbors:
- the LOC138868694 gene encoding uncharacterized protein — protein sequence MEMLEKIQVNIPLINTMREMPGYAKTMTDLISRKFDFQDLAIVTLTQTCSAVVTRPVAERLPDPGSFTILYTICSYAFAKALCDIGENIYLVPLSIYKKIGIGRVRPTYMLLQLADQTLKRTSCILYDVLVQAGRFVILPDFFIMDCQVGEEICIILGRPFLDRGRALID from the coding sequence ATGGAGATGTTGGAGAAGATTCAGGTGAATATTCCTCTGATAAATACCATGCGAGAGATGCCAGGTTATGCAAAAACGATGACGGACTTGATATCTCGCAAGTTTGACTTTCAAGACCTGGCCATTGTGACATTAACTCAGACTTGTAGTGCAGTGGTGACAAGACCTGTTGCTGAAAGGTTACCCGACCCTGGAAGCTTCACAATTTTATACACCATATGTAGCTATGCATTCGCAAAAGCACTATGCGATATTGGGGAAAACATATACTTGGTGCCCTTGTCTATCTATAAAAAGATAGGCATTGGAAGAGTAAGGCCTACATACATGTTGTTACAGTTAGCTGACCAAACATTGAAAAGGACATCATGTATACTTTATGACGTTCTAGTGCAGGCTGGGAGATTTGTGATCCTTCCAGATTTTTTTATTATGGACTGCCAGGTTGGTGAAGAGATAtgcataattttgggaagaccattcttAGACAGAGGGAGAGCTTTGATTGATTGA